Genomic segment of Umezawaea sp. Da 62-37:
GCGCGGACCTCGTCGGCCCAGGAACGCCCGGTGACCGCCTCGATGATCATCCCGGCCAGCGCGTAGTTGGTGTTGGAGTAGCTCCACGACGTGCCGGGCGCGAACAGCGGCGGGTGCCCCATCGCCAGCGCCACCAGGTCTTCCGCCTCGTAGTGGTCGTAGCGGTGCGCGCGGAATTCCTCCGCGGACCGCACCGCCGCGACGTCGTCGAGGTACTCGGCGATGCCGCTGGTGTGCTGGAGCAGTTGCCGCACGGTGGTCCTGCCGCCGTCGTTGCCGTTGCCGGACACCACTCCCGGCAGCCAGCGGTCCACCGCGTCCTCCAGCGACAACCGCTTCTCCCCGACCAGCTGCAACAGGATCACCGCCACGAACGTCTTGGTGTTGCTCCCCATCCGGAAGTAGGCGTTCACCGGTACCGGCGCCCCGGTGTCCACGTCCGCCACGCCGGAACGCGCCGTGGTCGTGCGGTTGCCGACCCTCGTGTAGCCCTGCACACCGGTGATGCCCAGTCGGTGCAGGTCCTCGACGGCGGCCTGGAGGCGGTCCACACCGGACGCCGGGCGATCGGCTCCGGGCTGCCCCGCGTACGCGGGCGATCCCGTGCCCGCGGTGACCAGCACCGCCAGCACGGCACCGACCAGGGTCGCCGAGGTCGCGATGCGCGCGGTCCTTGCCTTCTTCATCCCGCAAACCCTTCGTAGATCATCCGATCGATGAACCCTACGAAGGAATGCCGTTCCCGCTCGATCCCGCCGGCACCCCGAATCCGGTGAGGCCAACCGCAGCGGTCACCTGGTGCCCGCCCACCCCTACGGCTCCCGGCGGACCGCTAGACCACGCCCAGCTTCGCGAACGCGCGCAGCGCGGAGGGAGCGGCCCGGCTCAGCAGGTGGGCCGCTTTCGCCTCCACCGTCACGGGGACGACCGCCTTGCCGGTGCGGACCGCGCGGACGATCTCGTCGGCCACGCGCTCGGGACCGAAGCCGCGCAACGCGTACAGCCGGGACGCCCTGGCCTGCTTGCGCGCCTGCTCGGCGCTGTCGACGCCGGAGAACGTTGTGGTGGCGGTGATGCCGGTCTTCACGACACCGGGGCAGATCGCCGAGACGCCGATCCCGGCGGGGGCGAACTCGGCGCGCAGGCAGTCGGACAGCATGAACACGGCGGCCTTGCTGGTGGCGTAGGCGGACAGGGCCTTCGACGGCAGGTACGCGGCGGCCGACGACAGGTTCACGATGTGGCCGCCCTCGCCCCGTTCCACCATCAGCTCGCCGAACGCGCGGCAGCCGTGGACCACGCCCCAGAGGTTCACGTCGAGCACCCGCCGCCACTGCTCGGTGGAGGTGCTGAGGAACGACCCGGAGTGCCCGACGCCCGCGTTGTTCACGACCACGTCCGGGACGCCGTGGACGGCGGCGACCTCCTTCGCCCACGCGCGCACGGCCTGCTCGTCGGACACGTCGACCCGGTAGGCGCGACCGCCGACCATCCCGGCTGTCTCTTCGGCACTGGCGAAGTCCACATCGGACACCACGACTTCGGCTCCCTGCTCGGCGAACGCCAGCGCGGTGGCGCGGCCGATTCCGCTGCCGCCGCCGGTGACGACGACCAGTTCGCGCTTCGGGGACGTGTCGTGGATGAACTCGGTGACCATGCGGGCGACCGCGGCGGGGTGGGTCAGCGGTGCCCAGTGGCCGGAGGCCAGGGTGCGGCGGCGCAGCGTGGTGACCCACCGCTCCAGGTCCAGCGGGGTGGTGTCGACGTACCTGTCGTGCAGGGGTTGGACCACCTGGACCGGGATGTCGGTGCGGCGGGGCCTTGGCGCTTTGAAGCGGGGCAGGACGTTGGTGCGGTACAGGGCGATTCCGCGGATGGCGTCGTGCTTGAGGGTCGGAGCCGGGGTCTGCGTGACGCCTTCCGATTTGTGCAGGAGCTTGCCCCAGCGGCGGGCCAGGCCGAGCCGCCAGACCAGCGGGGCGAGCAGCGGGAGGTGGAAGGCGAGGATGTACCAGGACTTCAGGAGTTGCCGGAGGTGTGCGATCGAGGGGCGGCGTCGCAGCCAGAGTCCCATGTGGTCCAGGCAGGGGCCGGAGATCGAGGTGAACGACGCGATGCGCGCGCCTGGTTCCGTGACGGCTTCCCAGGATTGGATCGAGCCCCAGTCGTGAGCGACGAGGTGCACCGGGTGGTTCGGGCTGACCGCGTCTATCACGGCGAAGAGGTCTTGCTTCAGCAGGTTCAGGTGGTAGGCGTTCTGGTCGCTGGGTTTGTCGGAGGCGCCAGCGCCGCGTACGTCGTAGGTGACTACGTGGAAGTCCTTCAGCAGGGCGATCACGTCGGTCCAGACGGCGTGGGTGTCTGGGTAGCCGTGGACGAGGACGATGGTGGGGGCGGTTGGGTCGCCCTGGGTTTGGACCGCCAGGCGGATGTCGCCGGATTGGACGTTCACGGTTCCTCCAGGGCGAACTGGGTGGGGTCTTTCGCGGTTGTTGGTGCTGTGTGGCTTTGTGGAAGCTGTCTGGTGGTTGTCGTGGTGGGTCACCGGGGGCGGATCCGCCGTGCTCCGGGTGCGGCCGGCTTGACTTGGGGCCCCTTTTTTGGGCCTTGTCGGGCTAAAAGGGCAGGTGGTGGAGATGCCCGCCGACTAATTGTAGGCCCAAAAACCCCAAGTCAAGCCGGCCGCACGGCGGTCGAGCGCTGCTCGGTAGGTGGGTGGTTGGGTGGGTCTGCTCAGTGGGTGGGTGGTTGGGTGAGTGGTTCTGCTTGGTGGGTGGTGGTTGGGTGGTTCTGCTCGGTCTGTGGTGGTGGTCAGTCTTGTGGGAGTAGGCACAGCAGGTGGCCCTGTGGGTCGGCCAGCACCACCCACTGGTCGTTGCCCGGCTGGAATTCGGGTTTGGTGGCGCCGAGTGCGAGCAGTTTTGCGACGGTCTGGTCGAGGTCGGTGACGTGGAAGTCCAGGTGCGCCTGCTTGTCGGTGCCCGGCCAGTTCGGCGGCTGGTAGTCCGCTACGCGCACGAAGGCGAGTTGGACGCCGTCGCTGCCCAGGTAGGCGGAGTCCGCGTCGCTGGAGGTCACCTCCCATTCCGTGATCGCGCGGTAGAACTCGGCGAGTGGTGCGGGGTCGGAGCAGTCGAGGACGATCGTGGCGAGCCGGGTGGGTGCGGGCATGTCGGACTCCTTCTGGTTCGGTAGGCAGAAGCCTGCCCCGAGGTGGCCCGTGGGTATTGAAGATCCTTGCGGGACTGTCGGACCTCCCGAATAGCCTCCGGGAGTGCTCTCCTTCCTGGATCTCGCCACTGGTCCCGGCTTCAAGGTCGTGGACGTGGACTGCCGGGACGACCACCGCGGCTGGTCGACCGAGCGGCCGCGTGAGGACGTGCGGCTGG
This window contains:
- a CDS encoding serine hydrolase domain-containing protein produces the protein MKKARTARIATSATLVGAVLAVLVTAGTGSPAYAGQPGADRPASGVDRLQAAVEDLHRLGITGVQGYTRVGNRTTTARSGVADVDTGAPVPVNAYFRMGSNTKTFVAVILLQLVGEKRLSLEDAVDRWLPGVVSGNGNDGGRTTVRQLLQHTSGIAEYLDDVAAVRSAEEFRAHRYDHYEAEDLVALAMGHPPLFAPGTSWSYSNTNYALAGMIIEAVTGRSWADEVRARILVPLNLRQTYAPGDDPTVRSPHAAGYNRFVPDGPLVDTSEFNPTVADAAGALVSTPTDLARFWQALQGGQLLAPAQMAQMRRTVAAPDIAAVLPGARYGLGIVRVDDSCGVYWAHPGDTPGSSTVNGVSPDGERVVVLSLTTQSGNPVPVYQRAGRLVDEVLCS
- a CDS encoding SDR family oxidoreductase is translated as MNVQSGDIRLAVQTQGDPTAPTIVLVHGYPDTHAVWTDVIALLKDFHVVTYDVRGAGASDKPSDQNAYHLNLLKQDLFAVIDAVSPNHPVHLVAHDWGSIQSWEAVTEPGARIASFTSISGPCLDHMGLWLRRRPSIAHLRQLLKSWYILAFHLPLLAPLVWRLGLARRWGKLLHKSEGVTQTPAPTLKHDAIRGIALYRTNVLPRFKAPRPRRTDIPVQVVQPLHDRYVDTTPLDLERWVTTLRRRTLASGHWAPLTHPAAVARMVTEFIHDTSPKRELVVVTGGGSGIGRATALAFAEQGAEVVVSDVDFASAEETAGMVGGRAYRVDVSDEQAVRAWAKEVAAVHGVPDVVVNNAGVGHSGSFLSTSTEQWRRVLDVNLWGVVHGCRAFGELMVERGEGGHIVNLSSAAAYLPSKALSAYATSKAAVFMLSDCLRAEFAPAGIGVSAICPGVVKTGITATTTFSGVDSAEQARKQARASRLYALRGFGPERVADEIVRAVRTGKAVVPVTVEAKAAHLLSRAAPSALRAFAKLGVV
- a CDS encoding VOC family protein, whose protein sequence is MPAPTRLATIVLDCSDPAPLAEFYRAITEWEVTSSDADSAYLGSDGVQLAFVRVADYQPPNWPGTDKQAHLDFHVTDLDQTVAKLLALGATKPEFQPGNDQWVVLADPQGHLLCLLPQD